ACTTTGATGTCCGGTGGTTCGGCGATATTCATGTCGGCTTCCAACAGTGGGCTGGCTCCCAGACGACGCCGGTCGCTTTCCAGTTTCCGACGGTCGATGACATCGCCTTCGCGCAATTCCATCAGGTTCAGGATGGTGCTTTCTTTCATCAGGTGAGGTTCGCCGTCGATGTTGACGTGAATTTCACCGATCCGCCAACGATCGCCTTCTTCGATTTGGTAAACCAGATCGACCACACCGGCTTCGTCACGGATGATGGTTTTGGGTTCGACTTCGGCATAGATGAAACCCAGTTCGCCGTAGCCGTAGATCATTGATCCGATGTCCAGTTGCATTTTGGTGCCACTGAACGTTGCACCGGAGGTCAATTCGTGTCGGGCACGTAGTGATTCTTCGGTGACATATTGATTGCCGACCACTTGGATGTCGCCGATGCGGAACCGGGGGCCTTCGTGGATGTCGAAGGTGACCGACATGAATTTGCCGTTCTCTTCATACTCGATGCTGCGGCCGACCGATGCGGTCAAGAATCCCAGGTTGTGGTAATAGGCCTGAAGGATGTCGACGTCACGATTGATCTTTTGCAGATCAGCGGTGTTGCCGACGTACAGCGTGGCACCGTACCGAGCGTCACGACTCTTGATGATGCTTTTCAATCGCGAGTCACTGACGATGGTGTTGCCCACCATGCGGATTTTGCGAATGCGTTCTTTTTGGCCTTCGTTGATGCGAAAGACGACTTTACCGCTGGACAGTCGTCGACCCTCCGGTGCATCGGGTTGTCCGTATTCCACGG
The DNA window shown above is from Crateriforma spongiae and carries:
- a CDS encoding BamA/OMP85 family outer membrane protein; its protein translation is MLVARQTDIFRGDAGPVGQEGPTGVRARRAPVVRPPVMAASWLGLFLTLTILSCFPSPANGQMGGMGGGMPGGGGGAGAPGPPQRAKFRDAIHETDGLTIGREQGDKIVLAVRLVGNRSVSPHLIHQKLQTRKDRFFDYETVLADVHRLIEMGSFDDVTFDIQETPADAAQPGVIVTFKVRERPVITEVIFFGNTRINDRELRGRAGLTKNDPLNPYAIESAQRRLIDYYHEEGFNRVAISVEYGQPDAPEGRRLSSGKVVFRINEGQKERIRKIRMVGNTIVSDSRLKSIIKSRDARYGATLYVGNTADLQKINRDVDILQAYYHNLGFLTASVGRSIEYEENGKFMSVTFDIHEGPRFRIGDIQVVGNQYVTEESLRARHELTSGATFSGTKMQLDIGSMIYGYGELGFIYAEVEPKTIIRDEAGVVDLVYQIEEGDRWRIGEIHVNIDGEPHLMKESTILNLMELREGDVIDRRKLESDRRRLGASPLLEADMNIAEPPDIKVVPRQELR